From the Salipiger sp. CCB-MM3 genome, the window GGGTCGAGAGCACCTGACCGAATTTGATATAGGCGGGTCCCAATGCCGAAAGCGCACGGGTCACCGGCGGCATCGCGGGATCGCCCTCGTAGCCGAGCCATTTGAACGGCTTGGCGATGATTCTCGACGCGGCGCGCAGCATCGGCGGCGCGTCCAGCGCGTCGAGTACCACGCTCATCGCGCCGGTCCGCTCGAAGGTGGCGCCGGTGCGCACCAGCCGCCAGATGTTGTGGGGACCCTTCATATCAGATCTTCCAGCCCGAATGCAGGCAGGCGATGCCCATGCTCAGGTTGCGGTATTTAGCGTTCTCGAAGCCCGCCGCGCGCAGCATCCCGAGGAAGGTTTCTTGATCGGGGAACTTGCGGATCGATTCCACGAGGTACTGATAGCTGTCGCGGTCGTTGGCGATGGCCTGCCCCATGCGTGGAATGATGTTGAACGAATAGAGGTCATAGACCTTCTGCATCAGATCATTGGGGATCTGGCTGAATTCCAGCACCATCAGGCGGCCACCGGGTTTCAGCACGCGGTAGGCTTCGTTCAGCGCCTCCTGCGGGCGGGTGACGTTCCGGATGCCGAAGGAAATCGTATAGACGTCAAAGCTGTTGTCGGGGAAGGGCAGCGCCATGGCGTCGCCGACCACCCAATCGAGCTCATCGGCCATGGAGGCCGCCTCGGCGCGCTTGCGGCCCTCAACGAGCATCGGCTCGGTCAGGTCGCAGACCGTGGCGTGGCCGTGGCCCGCGCGCTTGAGGAAGCGAAACGAGATGTCGCCTGTGCCGCCCGCCACATCGAGCAGTTTTTGCCCGGGGCGCGGCGCCAGCCAGTCCATCATCGCGTCCTTCCAGATGCGGTGAATGCCGAAAGACATGGCGTCGTTCATCACGTCGTATTTCGACGCGACCGACCCGAAGACCCCGCGCACGCGGCCAGCCTTCTCTTCCTCGGGGATGTCGGTGAACCCAAAATGGGTGGTTTTTCCGGTCTCTTTGGTCATGGGCCTTGCCGTCCTGTGTCCGAGACTCCTTATAGAGCCCGCGCGCCGCGCTGCAATGCGGCCCAGTCGAAAGGATCCGTGATGCCCGAACTTCCCGAGGTGGAAACCGTCCGTGCCGGACTTGCTCCGGTGATGGAAGGAGAGCTTATCGCCGAGGCGAAAGTGAACCGCCCCGATCTGCGCTGGCCCTTCCCCGAGCGCATGGCCGAACGGCTGACCGGGGCACGGGTGCTGCGGCTGCGGCGGCGGTCGAAATACATTCTGGGCGATCTCGACACGGGTGAAACGCTGCTGATCCATCTTGGCATGTCGGGGCGGATGCTGATCTCTGGCGATCCGCTGGGCAGATTCGTGCATGAGCACCCGGCGCCAGAAAAGCATGATCATGTTGTCTTTGAGATGGCGAGCGGCGCGCGCATCACCTTCAACGACCCGCGACGTTTCGGCGCAATGGATTTGATGGAAACCGCGACCGCCGAGGCGCATCCGCTGCTCGCGGCGATCGGGCCGGAGCCGCTGGGCAATGAATTCAGCGAATCCCACCTTGTGGCGGCCT encodes:
- the mutM gene encoding bifunctional DNA-formamidopyrimidine glycosylase/DNA-(apurinic or apyrimidinic site) lyase, whose product is MPELPEVETVRAGLAPVMEGELIAEAKVNRPDLRWPFPERMAERLTGARVLRLRRRSKYILGDLDTGETLLIHLGMSGRMLISGDPLGRFVHEHPAPEKHDHVVFEMASGARITFNDPRRFGAMDLMETATAEAHPLLAAIGPEPLGNEFSESHLVAALKGRSMPIKTALLDQKIVAGLGNIYVCEALFRAGIHPSRRVNKISEKRISALVPIIRQVLSEAIAAGGSSLKDYRQADGELGYFQHSFDVYGREGQPCRAAGCANTVHRIVQSGRSSFYCPSCQR
- the ubiE gene encoding bifunctional demethylmenaquinone methyltransferase/2-methoxy-6-polyprenyl-1,4-benzoquinol methylase UbiE: MTKETGKTTHFGFTDIPEEEKAGRVRGVFGSVASKYDVMNDAMSFGIHRIWKDAMMDWLAPRPGQKLLDVAGGTGDISFRFLKRAGHGHATVCDLTEPMLVEGRKRAEAASMADELDWVVGDAMALPFPDNSFDVYTISFGIRNVTRPQEALNEAYRVLKPGGRLMVLEFSQIPNDLMQKVYDLYSFNIIPRMGQAIANDRDSYQYLVESIRKFPDQETFLGMLRAAGFENAKYRNLSMGIACLHSGWKI